In a single window of the Streptomyces sp. HUAS ZL42 genome:
- a CDS encoding MarR family winged helix-turn-helix transcriptional regulator: MPDRDETARLTAEEQALIRALRPAMAALMRAFDEDLRRAQGLSHAEYITLMFLAEAPDRTMRLSDLAELVQQSPSALGRTVRRLEADGLVSREQSAEDARSFNAVLTDAGLARLEQAHPTHIASVRRHLFDRLEGVDLGRLATAFRHITGTG; the protein is encoded by the coding sequence ATGCCCGACCGAGACGAGACCGCCCGGCTCACCGCCGAGGAACAAGCCCTCATCAGAGCCCTCCGGCCGGCGATGGCCGCGCTGATGCGCGCCTTCGACGAGGACCTGCGCCGGGCTCAGGGGCTCAGTCACGCCGAATACATCACGCTGATGTTCCTCGCCGAGGCCCCCGACCGCACGATGCGCCTGAGCGACCTGGCCGAACTGGTCCAGCAGTCCCCCTCGGCCCTCGGCCGCACCGTCCGCCGGCTGGAGGCGGACGGCCTGGTCTCGCGTGAGCAGTCGGCCGAGGACGCCCGTTCCTTCAACGCCGTCCTCACCGACGCCGGCCTCGCCCGCCTCGAACAGGCCCACCCCACCCACATCGCCAGCGTCCGCCGCCATCTGTTCGACCGGCTCGAAGGCGTCGACCTGGGCAGACTGGCCACGGCCTTCC